A window of Actinomadura viridis genomic DNA:
GCTGAGCTGGCGTTTCTCTCGTTCCTCCGGGCCGGGCGGCCAGCACGTCAACACCAGCGCGACGGCGGCGGAGCTGTCGTTCGACGTCGCGAACTCGCCGTCCCTGCCCGAACCGTTCAAGCAGCGGGCGCTGGAACGCCTGGCGGGCCGGCTCAGCGGCGGCGTGCTCACGATCCGCGCCGAGGAGTACCGCTCCCAGCTGCGCAACCGCGACGCGGCCCGGGCGCGGCTGGTCGCCCTCCTCGCGGAGGCGACCGCCCCGCCGCCCAAGAAGCGCATCCCCAAGAAGGTGCCGCGCGGCATCA
This region includes:
- the arfB gene encoding alternative ribosome rescue aminoacyl-tRNA hydrolase ArfB: MPGNLRVRGSVSIPESELSWRFSRSSGPGGQHVNTSATAAELSFDVANSPSLPEPFKQRALERLAGRLSGGVLTIRAEEYRSQLRNRDAARARLVALLAEATAPPPKKRIPKKVPRGINERRLENKRRRSDVKRQRSARWD